The Camelina sativa cultivar DH55 chromosome 14, Cs, whole genome shotgun sequence genome includes a window with the following:
- the LOC104739267 gene encoding shewanella-like protein phosphatase 1 — MASLYLNSLLPLPPNSHPHKLIEPSSSSLLSSSNSNEVSLKPIVINGDPPTFVSAPSRRIIAVGDLHGDLGKARDALQMGGVLSSDGRDQWIGQDTVLVQVGDILDRGDDEIAILSLLRSLDVQAKANGGAVFQVNGNHETMNVEGDFRYVDARAFDECTDFLDYLQDYGQDWDKAFTNWISESRQWKEDRRSSQTYWDQWNVVKRQKGVIARSILFRPGGRLACELARHGVVLRINNWVFCHGGLLPHHVAYGVERINREVSTWMRSATNYEDSPQMPFIATRGYDSVVWSRLYSRETSELADYQIEQVSRILQDTLEAVGAKAMVVGHTPQLSGVNCEYGCGIWRVDVGMSSGVLDSRPEVLAITGDKARVIRSNRDTFHELEVADYI, encoded by the exons ATGGCTTCTCTTTACCTCAATTCCTTACTCCCGCTTCCTCCTAATTCTCATCCCCATAAACTTAtcgaaccttcttcttcctctttgttgAGCTCTTCCAATAGTAACGAAGTTTCTCTGAAGCCGATTGTCATCAATGGAGACCCACCCACTTTCGTCTCTGCTCCTTCTCGCCGTATTATCGCAG TTGGAGACCTTCACGGCGATTTGGGTAAAGCCAGAGATGCACTTCAGATGGGCGGCGTCTTGAGCTCCGATGGACGTGACCAGTGGATCGGCCAAGACACT GTACTAGTTCAGGTAGGAGATATACTGGATCGTGGTGATGATGAAATTGCAATACTTTCTTTGTTAAGATCACTTGATGTTCAGGCCAAGGCTAATGGTGGAGCTGTTTTCCAG GTTAATGGGAACCATGAGACGATGAATGTTGAAGGGGATTTCAGATATGTTGATGCTAGAGCATTTGATGAATGTACAGATTTTCTTGACTACTTGCAAGACTATGGTCAAGACTGGGACAAAGCGTTTACTAATTGGATTTCTGAGTCTAGACAATGGAAAGAAGATAGGAGAAGTTCTCAAACTTATTGGGATCAATGGAATGTAGTAAAG AGGCAAAAGGGAGTGATTGCAAGGTCGATTCTTTTCAGACCAGGTGGTCGATTAGCATGTGAATTGGCGCGTCACGGAGTTGTTCTCCGCATTAATAACTGGGTCTTCTGCCACGGTGGTCTCCTTCCTCACCATG TTGCATATGGCGTAGAGAGGATAAATAGAGAAGTGTCTACTTGGATGAGAAGTGCTACTAACTATGAGGACAGTCCTCAGATGCCGTTCATTGCCACTCGTGGATATGACAGTGTGGTCTGGAGCCGTCTTTACTCAAGAGAGACTTCTGAGCTGGCAGACTATCAAATTGAGCAG GTAAGTAGAATTCTCCAGGACACTCTTGAAGCTGTCGGTGCCAAGGCAATGGTGGTCGGGCATACTCCCCAGTTATCTGGCGTTAACTG TGAATATGGTTGCGGCATATGGAGAGTCGATGTGGGAATGTCCAGTGGTGTTCTTGACTCTAGACCAGAG GTTCTAGCGATAACAGGGGACAAAGCTAGAGTCATACGGAGCAACAGGGACACATTTCATGAACTTGAAGTTGCagattacatataa
- the LOC104739266 gene encoding uncharacterized protein LOC104739266, which yields MEENNNNAGSDSDSNSVDGSQDYYEPISAVDQENDGSDEEDSYHPIGGGDGFSHGLSNGHCMIPETEERISSISINADAESEEEAETEAETETETESEIRRAFEEDERRRRSPLIEENAVRVMEAMRAISFPGTAPDWASDVNEDRWIDQLQRLRSTSLSN from the exons ATGGaag AGAACAACAATAACGCCGGGAGCGATTCAGACTCTAATTCCGTAGACGGTTCACAGGACTATTACGAACCGATCTCAGCCGTCGATCAAGAGAACGACGGGAGCGATGAGGAAGACAGTTATCATCCGATCGGCGGCGGAGATGGCTTCAGCCACGGCCTCTCCAACGGCCATTGTATGATTCCGGAAACAGAGGAAAGAATCTCTTCTATTAGTATAAACGCAGACGCAGAGAGCGAAGAAGAGGCGGAGACGGAGGcggagacggagacggagacggaATCGGAGATCCGTAGAGCGTTCGAAGAGGACGAACGGCGTAGGAGATCGCCGTTAATCGAGGAGAATGCCGTTAGGGTTATGGAGGCAATGCGAGCAATATCGTTCCCTGGAACGGCTCCTGATTGGGCTTCCGATGTTAATGAGGATCGTTGGATTGATCAGCTTCAAAGATTGAGATCCACTTCTCTCAGTAACTAA
- the LOC104739268 gene encoding mitoferrin-like isoform X1, whose product MATEATTAPKFQEPDLRQVSQSPDFKHETAHDGLKFWQFMIAGSIAGSVEHMAMFPVDTVKTHMQALRPCPLKPVGIRQAFRSIVQKEGPSALYRGIWAMGLGAGPAHAVYFSFYEVSKKFLSAGNQNNSAAHAISGVFATISSDAVFTPMDMVKQRLQMGEGTYKGVWDCVKRVMREEGFGAFYASYRTTVLMNAPFTAVHFTTYEAAKKGLMEFSPERVSDEEGWLVHATAGAAAGGLAAAVTTPLDVVKTQLQCQGVCGCDRFSSGSISDVLRTIVKKDGYRGLLRGWLPRMLFHAPAAAICWSTYEGVKSFFHDLNGDSNTA is encoded by the exons ATGGCTACGGAGGCTACAACCGCTCCCAAATTCCAGGAACCAGATCTCCGGCAAGTCTCTCAGTCACCGGATTTTAAACATGAAACCGCTCACGACGGCCTTAAATTCTGGCAATTCATGATCGCCGGCTCGATTGCTGGTTCCGTCGAACACATGGCGATGTTTCCCGTCGACACAGTGAAGACCCATATGCAAGCGCTCCGGCCATGTCCGTTGAAACCCGTCGGAATCCGGCAAGCTTTCCGTTCGATAGTCCAAAAGGAAGGACCTTCAGCTCTGTACCGAGGGATTTGGGCTATGGGTCTCGGCGCTGGACCTGCTCACGCCGTTTACTTCTCCTTCTACGAGGTTTCGAAGAAGTTCTTATCCGCAGGGAACCAGAACAATTCCGCTGCTCATGCGATCTCCGGCGTGTTCGCGACTATATCGAGCGATGCTGTTTTTACTCCCATGGATATGGTGAAGCAGAGGTTGCAGATGGGCGAAGGGACTTATAAAGGAGTTTGGGATTGTGTCAAGAGGGTTATGCGTGAGGAAGGGTTTGGTGCGTTCTATGCTTCTTATAGGACGACGGTTTTGATGAACGCGCCTTTTACCGCTGTTCACTTTACGACTTACGAGGCGGCTAAGAAGGGGTTGATGGAGTTTTCTCCTGAAAGGGTTAGTGATGAGGAAGGTTGGTTGGTTCATGCCACCGCTGGAGCTGCTGCTGGTGGATTGGCTGCTGCTGTCACTACGCCGCTTGATGTTGTCAAGACGCAGTTGCAATGCCAG GGTGTGTGTGGATGCGACCGCTTCAGTAGTGGTTCGATTAGCGATGTACTGAGGACGATAGTGAAGAAAGACGGATACAGAGGACTTCTAAGGGGATGGCTACCGAGAATGCTCTTCCATGCTCCTGCTGCAGCCATCTGTTGGTCCACTTACGAAGGGGTCAAATCTTTCTTTCATGACTTGAATGGCGATTCTAACACTgcctga
- the LOC104739268 gene encoding mitoferrin-like isoform X2 — protein MATEATTAPKFQEPDLRQVSQSPDFKHETAHDGLKFWQFMIAGSIAGSVEHMAMFPVDTVKTHMQALRPCPLKPVGIRQAFRSIVQKEGPSALYRGIWAMGLGAGPAHAVYFSFYEVSKKFLSAGNQNNSAAHAISGVFATISSDAVFTPMDMVKQRLQMGEGTYKGVWDCVKRVMREEGFGAFYASYRTTVLMNAPFTAVHFTTYEAAKKGLMEFSPERVSDEEGWLVHATAGAAAGGLAAAVTTPLDVVKTQLQCQAMKFPS, from the exons ATGGCTACGGAGGCTACAACCGCTCCCAAATTCCAGGAACCAGATCTCCGGCAAGTCTCTCAGTCACCGGATTTTAAACATGAAACCGCTCACGACGGCCTTAAATTCTGGCAATTCATGATCGCCGGCTCGATTGCTGGTTCCGTCGAACACATGGCGATGTTTCCCGTCGACACAGTGAAGACCCATATGCAAGCGCTCCGGCCATGTCCGTTGAAACCCGTCGGAATCCGGCAAGCTTTCCGTTCGATAGTCCAAAAGGAAGGACCTTCAGCTCTGTACCGAGGGATTTGGGCTATGGGTCTCGGCGCTGGACCTGCTCACGCCGTTTACTTCTCCTTCTACGAGGTTTCGAAGAAGTTCTTATCCGCAGGGAACCAGAACAATTCCGCTGCTCATGCGATCTCCGGCGTGTTCGCGACTATATCGAGCGATGCTGTTTTTACTCCCATGGATATGGTGAAGCAGAGGTTGCAGATGGGCGAAGGGACTTATAAAGGAGTTTGGGATTGTGTCAAGAGGGTTATGCGTGAGGAAGGGTTTGGTGCGTTCTATGCTTCTTATAGGACGACGGTTTTGATGAACGCGCCTTTTACCGCTGTTCACTTTACGACTTACGAGGCGGCTAAGAAGGGGTTGATGGAGTTTTCTCCTGAAAGGGTTAGTGATGAGGAAGGTTGGTTGGTTCATGCCACCGCTGGAGCTGCTGCTGGTGGATTGGCTGCTGCTGTCACTACGCCGCTTGATGTTGTCAAGACGCAGTTGCAATGCCAG GCAATGAAATTTCCCAGTTGA
- the LOC104739270 gene encoding uncharacterized protein LOC104739270 produces MISLHSFAIKASLHRSFPTSLRSTLSVSNSARSFIRLPSAGKRNLSVISASGRDSSMSSNNDSHGSSSKVAESFFRSVLGQMETVYLNRNPTPKSVLELVRSVDGEQLCYDHLAFRTFGVSGYGIDSLASFFLDYGYTPMDELKFPAKKLRALWFAPPDVSAIPGGSGVNGPLPRVFISELLVDQMSSQTQDVIRKYTQASPNGKKYAALSSALGTLTWEKPLSSEFEQLARESEYAAWTLVNGYALNHVTISVHRLRSHLNKIKKLNQFLEEKGLKLNSEGGVLKVSPDGGLLQSSTVADSISFKFSDGVTKYIPCSYIEFAERLVLPQYQNVPESEIRESHRRDGFEVGNADKIFESTFQEQLSRRAG; encoded by the exons ATGATTTCACTCCACTCCTTCGCCATTAAAGCCTCTCTCCACCGATCTTTTCCTACTTCGTTACGATCGACGCTCTCTGTTTCCAACTCTGCTAGATCTTTCATTCGGCTCCCCTCCGCCGGAAAACGCAATCTCTCTGTCATCTCTGCTTCTGGAAGAGACTCCTCGATGTCGTCAAACAATGATTCTCACGGATCGTCTTCAAAG GTTGCTGAATCTTTCTTCAGGAGTGTCTTAGGGCAGATGGAAACAGTTTACCTAAATCGGAACCCGACGCCTAAATCCGTCTTGGAACTTGTTCGATCCGTTGATGGCGAACAACTTTGCTATGACCATCTCGCTTTTAGAACGTTTGGG GTTAGTGGTTATGGGATTGACTCGCTTGCAAGTTTTTTCCTTGACTATGGGTATACTCCGATGGATGAGCTGAAATTTCCAGCCAAAAAGCTTAGAGCTTTGTGGTTTGCACCTCCTGATGTTTCTGCTATTCCTGGTGGAAGCGGCGTTAACGGTCCTTTGCCAAGAGTTTTTATCTCAGAGCTCCTTGTGGACCAGATGAGTTCACAGACTCAG GATGTGATCAGAAAGTACACTCAAGCATCGCCCAATGGGAAAAAGTATGCTGCTCTTTCTAGTGCTTTGGGTACCTTAACTTGGGAAAAGCCTCTGTCTTCTGAGTTTGAGCAATTGGCTAG GGAAAGTGAATATGCAGCATGGACCCTTGTCAATGGCTATGCTCTTAACCATGTAACGATTTCTGTCCATCGACTTAGATCtcatctaaacaaaattaagaagcTCAATCAGTTCCTAGAAGAAAAAGGTCTTAAATTGAATTCTGAAGGAGGAGTCTTGAAAG ttaGCCCTGATGGTGGTTTGCTGCAAAGCTCAACTGTAGCAGATTCAATTTCTTTCAAGTTCTCTGATGGTGTCACCAAATATATCCCTTGTTCATACATTGAGTTTGCTGAACGCCTTGTGCTTCCCCAATACCAAAACGTACCTGAAAGCGAG ATACGAGAGTCACACCGACGAGATGGATTTGAGGTCGGAAATGCTGACAAGATCTTTGAGAGCACATTTCAGGAACAACTTTCTCGACGAGCCGGATAA
- the LOC104739271 gene encoding zinc finger protein CONSTANS-LIKE 8 isoform X1: MDTQRLPKKEEEDLLPSSTFESVNALSQDHSIDDFDSIFDITIDSLSCSHEIKWDFWGEDEDEDIGEEEKSLSTDQEGSSFRFWDSKPTDYEDKELGLKLNLNHQEVIDAWSDHQKPLWTDTSSPANSFYRGEVPVIEEERNMKREASVLRYKEKRQSRLFSKKIRYQVRKLNADKRPRFKGRFVKRET; this comes from the exons ATGGATACACAAAGGTTgccgaagaaagaagaagaagatcttctACCTTCTTCAACCTTCGAGTCTGTTAATGCTCTCTCTCAAGACCATTCTATAGATGATTTCGACAGCATATTCGACATCACCATTGACAGTTTAAGCTGCTCTCACGAAATCAAATGGGATTTTTGgggagaagacgaagatgaagatataggggaagaagaaaagagctTGAGTACTGATCAAGAAGGGTCAAGTTTCAGGTTTTGGGACAGTAAGCCTACGGATTATGAAGACAAAGAGTTGGGTCTGAAGCTGAATCTGAACCATCAAGAAGTTATCGATGCTTGGTCTGATCACCAGAAACCTCTGTGGACAGATACTTCATCTCCAGCCAATTCCTTTTAT AGGGGAGAAGTTCCAGTgatagaggaagagagaaacatGAAAAGAGAAGCAAGTGTGTTAAGATACAAAGAGAAAAGACAGAGTAGACTCTTCTCTAAGAAGATAAGGTATCAAGTCCGAAAACTCAACGCTGATAAACGACCTCGTTTTAAG GGACGGTTCGTGAAAAGGGAGACttaa
- the LOC104739271 gene encoding zinc finger protein CONSTANS-LIKE 8 isoform X2 codes for MDTQRLPKKEEEDLLPSSTFESVNALSQDHSIDDFDSIFDITIDSLSCSHEIKWDFWGEDEDEDIGEEEKSLSTDQEGSSFRFWDSKPTDYEDKELGLKLNLNHQEVIDAWSDHQKPLWTDTSSPANSFYRGEVPVIEEERNMKREASVLRYKEKRQSRLFSKKIRDGS; via the exons ATGGATACACAAAGGTTgccgaagaaagaagaagaagatcttctACCTTCTTCAACCTTCGAGTCTGTTAATGCTCTCTCTCAAGACCATTCTATAGATGATTTCGACAGCATATTCGACATCACCATTGACAGTTTAAGCTGCTCTCACGAAATCAAATGGGATTTTTGgggagaagacgaagatgaagatataggggaagaagaaaagagctTGAGTACTGATCAAGAAGGGTCAAGTTTCAGGTTTTGGGACAGTAAGCCTACGGATTATGAAGACAAAGAGTTGGGTCTGAAGCTGAATCTGAACCATCAAGAAGTTATCGATGCTTGGTCTGATCACCAGAAACCTCTGTGGACAGATACTTCATCTCCAGCCAATTCCTTTTAT AGGGGAGAAGTTCCAGTgatagaggaagagagaaacatGAAAAGAGAAGCAAGTGTGTTAAGATACAAAGAGAAAAGACAGAGTAGACTCTTCTCTAAGAAGATAAG GGACGGTTCGTGA
- the LOC104743173 gene encoding uncharacterized protein LOC104743173, protein MNVDETYLFLNRIQERRFDEESLRILELSLVAMNVKSFAEIRSRLRDFMRSESAAIFGELSGESIVAKLSVLEFFARAFALIGDLESCLAMRYEALNLRELKYPSCLWLRVSHSEWAKFAFQSMENGFPSIAGKASENALLSLKKDSLIESKSEEFSEIIDASEKVKRLRDSAASLTSSRSVQAQGAEYLRSKEVRIRTRQSQNTKNPDCTGSNLFREGIKKRNQRMLEDLRTIQMIRDTEPDSRCV, encoded by the exons ATGAACGTTGATGAGACTTATCTTTTTCTCAATCGGATACAAGAGAGAAG GTTCGACGAAGAGTCTCTTCGGATTCTCGAGTTGTCTCTGGTCGCAATGAATGTGAAATCGTTTGCAGAGATTAGATCCCGACTGAGAGATTTCATGAGATCTGAATCGGCTGCTATATTCGGTGAGCTCTCTGGAGAATCGATCGTTGCAAAGCTCTCCGTACTTGAATTCTTCGCTCGTGCTTTTGCTCTTATCGGTGATTTGGAG AGTTGTTTGGCTATGAGGTATGAGGCATTGAATTTGAGGGAGCTCAAGTATCCTAGCTGTTTGTGGTTAAGGGTTTCACATTCAGAATGGGCCAAATTTGCATTCCAGTCTATGGAAAATGGATTCCCTTCTATTGCAGGAAAG GCTTCTGAAAATGCGCTATTGAGCCTTAAGAAGGATAGCCTTATTGAATCCAAATCAGAAGAGTTTTCTGAAATAATTGATGCTTCTGAGAAAGTAAAGAGACTAAGGGATTCAGCTGCCTCGTTAACATCTTCACGTTCAG TTCAGGCACAAGGTGCAGAGTACTTGAGAAGCAAGGAAGTGAGGATACGAACTAGGCAGtctcaaaacaccaaaaatccAGACTGCACAGGTAGCAACTTGTTCAGAGAAGGAATCAAGAAGCGTAACCAACGAATGTTGGAAGATCTCCGTACCATTCAGATGATCCGAGATACAGAACCAGATTCACGCTGTGTATGA
- the LOC104739272 gene encoding 60S ribosomal protein L35a-1 — MVKGRQGEPVRLYVRGTILGYKRSKSNQYPNTSLIQVEGVNTTEEVGWYKGKRMAYIYKAKTKKNGSHYRCIWGKVTRPHGNSGVVRAKFTSNLPPKSMGARVRVFMYPSNI; from the exons atggtgaaggGACGTCAGGGAGAACCTGTCAG ACTCTATGTCAGAGGCACCATACTTGGGTACAAAAG gTCGAAGTCAAACCAGTACCCAAACACGTCCCTAATCCAAGTCGAAGGAGTTAACACCACGGAGGAAGTGGGATGGTACAAAGGTAAACGAATGGCTTACATCTACAAGGCCAAGACAAAGAAGAACGGTAGTCACTACCGATGCATTTGGGGCAAAGTCACAAGGCCTCATGGTAACAGTGGTGTGGTTCGAGCCAAATTCACATCAAACTTGCCTCCTAAATCTATG GGAGCTAGAGTAAGAGTGTTTATGTATCCGAGCAACATCTAG
- the LOC104739274 gene encoding gamma-interferon-inducible lysosomal thiol reductase, with amino-acid sequence MASMPSKLIVLLVCYVFLLGYASSSSSSSDISLPSSSPKVSLALYYESLCPYCSAFIVNHLPKLFEDDLISIVDLHLSPWGNTKLLPDNVTAVCQHGKYECFLDTVEACAIDAWPKLSDHFPFIYCIEKLVTEHKYDKWETCYEKLNLNSKPVADCLSSGHGNKLALHYAAETKALQPPHEYVPWVVVNGRPLYEDYENFISYICEAYKANKVPGACAKYSSGSFIRSFNMKRFPLVCRKGVLKMSDVLERIKTSLSSYINIAGLL; translated from the exons ATGGCGTCGATGCCGAGCAAACTAATTGTTCTCCTAGTCTGCTATGTCTTTCTTCTCGGCTATGCgtcatcgtcttcatcatcatctgataTATCTCTTCCATCTTCGTCTCCGAAGGTCTCCTTGGCCCTGTACTATGAGTCTCTCTGTCCGTATTGCTCCGCCTTCATAGTGAACCACCTCCCGAAGCTATTCGAAGACGATCTCATATCAATCGTCGATCTCCATCTCTCTCCGTGGGGTAATACCAAGCTCCTCCCCGATAACGTCACTGCTGTTTGCCAG CACGGGAAATATGAATGCTTCTTGGATACAGTAGAAGCTTGTGCGATTGATGCTTGGCCTAAATTG AGTGATCATTTCCCGTTCATCTACTGTATCGAGAAGTTGGTGACTGAACACAAGTATGACAAGTGGGAGACGTGTTATGAGAAGCTCAATCTCAACTCTAAGCCTGTTGCCGATTGTCTCAGCAGTGGACACGGAAACAAG CTTGCGTTGCACTATGCCGCCGAAACAAAGGCACTTCAGCCTCCTCATGAATACGTACCCTGGGTAGTCGTGAATGGTCGGCCTCTCTATGAG GACTATGAAAACTTCATAAGCTACATCTGCGAGGCGTACAAAGCTAATAAAGTGCCTGGCGCATGCGCCAAATATTCATCCGGCAGCTTCATTCGCAGTTTCAACATGAAACGCTTCCCTCTGGTTTGCCGGAAAGGAGTTCTTAAGATGTCGGATGTGTTGGAACGTATCAAAACCTCTTTATCCTCATACATCAACATTGCAGGCCTGCTATAA
- the LOC104739275 gene encoding protein LIGHT-DEPENDENT SHORT HYPOCOTYLS 6-like: MESVDSGSHRSDPVKGDDPGPSFVSSPPATPSRYESQKRRDWNTFLQYLKNHKPPLALSRCSGAHVIEFLKYLDQFGKTKVHVAACPYFGHQQPPSPCSCPLKQAWGSLDALIGRLRAAYEENGGRPDSNPFAARAVRIYLREVRETQAKARGIPYEKKKRKRPPTVTTVRVDVASSRQSDGDACNVGAPSVAVPP, from the coding sequence atggAATCGGTGGATTCCGGGTCACATCGATCCGACCCGGTAAAAGGAGACGACCCAGGTCCATCTTTCGTCTCTTCGCCACCGGCTACACCTAGCAGGTACGAGTCACAGAAGCGACGAGACTGGAACACGTTCTTGCAGTACCTCAAGAACCACAAGCCTCCTCTTGCGTTGTCACGGTGTAGCGGAGCGCACGTGATCGAGTTCCTCAAGTACCTCGATCAGTTCGGTAAGACCAAAGTCCACGTGGCGGCTTGTCCTTACTTCGGCCATCAGCAGCCTCCGTCTCCTTGCTCCTGCCCTCTCAAACAGGCTTGGGGATCTCTCGACGCTCTGATCGGACGGCTGAGAGCTGCCTACGAGGAGAACGGTGGACGGCCGGATTCAAACCCGTTCGCCGCACGTGCGGTTAGGATTTACTTGAGGGAAGTAAGAGAGACTCAGGCAAAGGCTCGCGGGATCCCTTACGAGAAAAAGAAACGGAAACGGCCACCAACGGTCACAACCGTTAGAGTTGACGTCGCTTCTTCGAGACAGAGTGACGGCGACGCTTGTAACGTCGGTGCTCCGTCTGTCGCCGTACCGCCTTaa